The Xyrauchen texanus isolate HMW12.3.18 unplaced genomic scaffold, RBS_HiC_50CHRs HiC_scaffold_631, whole genome shotgun sequence region GCAGTCATTAACTGTTGTGTCTCTTGTTTTTATTTCCCTCTAATCTCCCCAGGTGATCTTAACTAGCAGCTGCTTTGACCTGGTTTCCCAGCAACCACTGACATAAAAACTGCCACCTTGGCCTCCTGATTGGCGGTGGGGCATAGGTGAAGGAGTGCACCCTGACTGCCCTATCTTTTTCTGTTTCTTGCTGTATTTTGATAAGGGAGGGGGAGCAAGGTACCATTAAAACCACCCAGAGCATGGGGCAGAAGGTTCCGGGAGGCATAAAGACTGTGGATATGCGGGACCCGGCGTTTCGGCCTCTTAAGCTAGAGCTGCAGGCCCTGGATTATACAAAGCCCTCCCGCCTGGATTTGCTGTTAGATATGCCACCAGCCATGCAGGATGTTCAGGTGCAGCACTCGTGGAACAATGATGATCGATCACTCAACATATTTGTTAAAGAGGACAATAAACTAATATTCCACCGGCACCCAGTAGCCCAGAGTACAGATGCTATCCGGGGCCGGGTGGGTTATACACGGGGACTGCATGTTTGGGAGATCAGTTGGACCATGCGCCAGCGGGGTACCCATGCCGTTGTTGGTGTGGCAACTGGAGAGGCCCCATTGCATTCTGTAGGATACACTGCTCTTGTAGGAAACAATAGTGAGTCTTGGGGCTGGGACCTGGGACGCAATAAGCTTCATCATGATGGCAAGAACCAGCCTAGTAGGACCTATCCATCTTTTCTAGAGCCTGATGAGACCTTTATTGTCCCAGACTCGTTTCTGGTTGTCCTGGACATGGATGAGGGGACATTAA contains the following coding sequences:
- the LOC127642465 gene encoding SPRY domain-containing SOCS box protein 1-like — protein: MGQKVPGGIKTVDMRDPAFRPLKLELQALDYTKPSRLDLLLDMPPAMQDVQVQHSWNNDDRSLNIFVKEDNKLIFHRHPVAQSTDAIRGRVGYTRGLHVWEISWTMRQRGTHAVVGVATGEAPLHSVGYTALVGNNSESWGWDLGRNKLHHDGKNQPSRTYPSFLEPDETFIVPDSFLVVLDMDEGTLSFIVDGQYLGVAFRGLKGRKLYPVVSAVWGHCEIKIRYINGLDRKYHPL